Below is a window of Mycolicibacterium chitae DNA.
CGCTGTCGGTCTTGACCACCACGCCGTCGACGGTGAGTTCACAGCTGTAGCCCGGCACCGGGAAGTTCGGGGCCTCTCCGCTCTGCACGGTCACCATGGCCCACATGCCCGGGTCGGCCAGATGCGCCTCGAGCACCCACGGCTGGTCGGGTCCCACCTCGACGTCGGCCCGCGGACTGAACATGTACGGGTTGTGGCTGTAGTCGGAGAACAGCGCGGGCTCGGTGTCCCGGTAGTAGATGTGCGACCAGATGGGCGCGTTCGCGGTCACGGTGTACCGGACATGGTGCAGGACCGGCTCGTTCGCGCCGACCGGGGCCGCGATAGAGACGGACCCGCCCAGCATCGCCAGCGCGGCTGCCGTGGTTGCCAATGCGCGCATCGTCACATCCTCGTCAATGAGATGGGATAGGTGAAGCTGCCGCCGGGGGCGCCGTCGCACCCGGCCGCGAAGTGCGAGACCATCTCGCCGGCCAAGGTGTCCATGTGCCAGCGGTAAACATCGTGGGTGGGAATCGTCGGACCGTAGTAGATGTCGCCGCAGCGCAGACCGAACGGGTCGTCGATCACCATGGTGTAGAACCCGTCGTCACCCAGCACGGCGTCGGCGTGGGTGTAGACCGCCTTGGCGACCGGTTGGGGGATCGTCAGGATCCGCATACAGGTGGCCCCCTCGGCCGGCACTCCCTTGCACGGTGTCAGCGTAGAGAAGATCCAGGTGTGGAAGTCGCGCCGGTCCGGGATGTGCAGGTTGTAGTTGCCGAAGTACATCGCGTTCGCGGTGGGCGCCACCGAGATCGCGGCCGCCACCAACACCACGCTGGCCACCGCGCTCAGCGCGGCCCGAATGGACTTCACGGGCTTCCTCCACGGTTCTCGGACTGTCCGGCTGACTATAAAACCCCGAGCCAGGCCATTGGGCCGAAACCGGAATCCCGCCTTCGCCACACCGGAGATTGGCATTCTCGAATCCGGAGAATAGCATCATCGGCGACGGTGAGGAGCGAAGAGCCGATGCGAACGATCCCCGACGAACTCGTCCAGCGGTACCGAGAAAATGGGTGGTGGACCCCCGACACCCTCGGCGACCTGCTGGCGCGGGAACTGCCGGCCGGAGCCGACCTGGAGTTCCGGGTGCACTCGAAGGTCCGCCCTTATCGGGGCACCATCGCCGAAGTGGAGACGACGGCGCGACGGCTCGCGGCCGGTCTGCACCAGCGCGGGGTGCGCGCGGGTGATGTGGTCGCCATGCAACTGCCCAACTGGGTGGAGGCCGCCGCAACGTTCTGGGCCTCGGCCTTCCTCGGCGCGGTGGTGGTACCGATCGTGCACTTCTACGGCCGCAAGGAACTGACCCACATCCTCGGCGATGCCAAACCCAAGGTGTTCATCACCGCGGACTCGTTCGGGCGCATGGAGTTCGAGCCGGACCTTGCCGCCGACATCGAGATCGTGGGTGTGGTCGGCGGGCCCCGGCCCACCTTCGACGACCTGCTCGACGAGGTGCCCTTCGAGGGGGTGCTGCCCGCCGACCCGGCCGCCCCGACGCTCTACGCCTACACCTCGGGCACGACCAGCGCGCCCAAGGGCGTCATCCACAGCCACCAGAGCCTGGTCCACGAGACTCACCAGCTGGTGGGGCAGAACATGACGGACACCGGCAAACAGCTGATCGCCACGCCGGTGGGGCATTTCATTGGTATGGTCGGCGCGTTGCTGATGCCGGTGCTGGCTCGGCACCCGATCCACCTCACCGACGTCTGGGATCCCGGAGTGGCGTTGGCGCTGATGAAGAGCGACGGGCTGGCCATCGGCGGCGGTCCGCCCTACTTCATCACGAGCCTGCTGGACCATCCCGACTTCACCACCGAACACCTGGCGGGGGTGCGCACCGTCGGGCTGGGCGGGTCGACCGTGCCGATCGCGGTCACCCAGCGGCTCACCGATCTCGGCATCAACACCTACCGCTCGTATGGCAGCACCGAGCACCCGTCGATCACCGGTTCCCGCTGGGACGCGGCGCAGGACAAGCGGCTCTACACCGACGGCTGCCCGCTCTCGGGGGTCGAGGTCAAGCTGGGCGACGACGGCGAGGTCTTGTCCCGCGGACCGGACCTGTGCCTGGGCTACACCGATGATGCGTTGACCGCCAAGGCATTCGACGACGACGGCTGGTATCACACGGGCGACATCGGCACGCTCGACGACGACGGCTACCTGACCATCACCGACCGCAAGTCGGACATCATCATCCGCGGTGGCGAGAACATCAGCGCGGTGGAGGTCGAGGAGACGCTGCTCGGCATGCCGGCGGTGGCCGAGGCCGTCGTGGTGGCCGCCCCGGACCCCCGCTACGGCGAACGCGCCGCCGCGGTGCTGCGCATCCACCCCGGCCACGAACTGCCCAGCCTCGACGAGGTCCGCCGGCACTTCGAGGCCTCCGGGGTCGCGCGGCAGAAGTGGCCCGAGGAACTGCTGCGGGTCGACGAGTATCCGCGCACCGCCAGCGGGAAGGTGCAGAAGTTCAAGGTCCGTCAGGCGGTGCGCGGTGACCGGTAAGAAACTGGTGCTCGGGGCCAGCGGGTTCCTGGGCTCGCATGTGACCAGGAAGCTGGTTGAGGCCGGCGAGGACGTGCGGGTGATGCTGCGAAAGACCAGCTCCACCAAGGCCATCGACGACCTCGACGTCGAACGCTGCTACGGCGAGCTGTCCGATGCCGACGCGGTGCGCGCGGCGATGACGGGCTGCGATGTCCTCTACTACTGCGTGGTGGACGCCCGGATGTGGCTGCGGGACCCGGCGCCGCTGTTCCGCACCAACGTCGACGGGCTGCGCGACGTCCTGGACGTTGCCACCGAACCGGAGATCGCGGCGGACCTGCGCAAGTTCGTCTTCACCAGCACCATCGGCACCCTGGCCATCAGCAAGACCCGCCTGGTGACCGAGGACGATCCGCGCAACTGGGACGAGGGCGGTGCCTACATCGAGGCCCGCGTGGCCGCCGAGGACCTGCTCTTCGACTACGTCCGCGACCGTGGCCTGCCCGGCGTCGCGATGTGCGTCTCGACCACCTACGGCCCCGGCGACTGGCAGCCGACCCCGCACGGCGGTCAGGTCGCGATGGTGGCCGCGGGCAAGATGCCGTTCTACCCCGACTTTGGCCTGGAGGTGGTGGGCATCGAGGACGCCGCGCGGGCCATGCTGTTGGCCGCCGACAAGGGCCGGGTGGGGGAGCGCTACATCATCTCCGACCGGTTCATGACCATGCGCGAGATCCAGAGCGTCGTCGCCGAGGCCGCCGGGGTGCGTCCGGCGCGAATCAAGGTGCCGCTGCCGGTGTTACGGGTGGCCGCCCGGCTCAACGATGTGGCCGCGCGGCTGCTGCGCCGCGATCTGCCGTTCGCCGCGGCGGGGCAGCGGATGGCGGAGCTGATGTCGCCGCTGGATCACGGCAAGGCCGAACGCGAACTGGGTTGGAAGCCCGAACCGGTGGAGGAGTCGCTGGCCCGGGCCGTCGCCTTCTTCCGCTCCCGCCCTTAGTCGACCGAGCGGCCCGTCGCGGCGTGATGGCCCGCGCGGAAGCCGAACACCATGGCCGGTCCGATGGTGCCGCCGGCACCGCCGTAGGCGCGACCGGTCACCCCGGCCATCGCGTTGCCCGCCGCGTACAGCCCGGGGATCGGCGCGCCGCAGACGTGCAGCACGCGCCCGTCTCGGTCGGTGCGCGGCCCGCCCTTGGTGCCCATCGCGCCCAGGGCGACCGGGACGGCGTAGTACGGCGCGGTGTCGAGCGGGCCCAGCGTGCGTCCCGCGTCGGTCGACGCGTCGGGGTCGCCCCAGTACCCGTCGTAGGCGCTGCTGCCGCGGCCGAACTCGGGATCGCGGGGATCGTCGCCGGCAACGTTGCGGTTCCAGTCGGTCAGGGTGCGGGCCAGACCTGCCGCGTCGATCCCGGTCTTCTCCGCCAATTCGTCGAGATCGGCGGAGGCGCAGAACCATTCGGGGGCCTGCTCGGCGGGTTCGACACCGAGGAACCCGTAGCGCTCGAGGTGTCGGTGGTCGAATACGATCCAGGCCGGGTCGTTGACGTAGCCGTCGCGCGGATGCAGGTACTGGAACGCGCCGGCCATCGAGTTGTAGTCGCAGGCCTCGTTGATGAACCGCCGGCCGGCGCGATTGACGATGATGCTGCGCGGCCGGGTCCGCTCCAGGCGCACGCTGCGGCTGCGCTGATGGCCGTCGATGGTGTCGTCGGGGATCTGCACGATGGGCACCCACCACGCCTCGCCCATGTTGGCCAGGTCCGCGCCGTGCGCCATCGCCATCCGCAACGCGTCGCCGGTGTTGTTCGGCGGGGACACCGGGCCGTGCATGGGGCCGCGCAGGAACGCCTCGACCAGGGCCGTGTCCCATTCGAATCCGCCGTTGGCCAGGACCACGCCGCGCTGCGCCCGGACGTTGATGGTGTTGTCGCCGGAGCTGATTCGCACCCCGACGATGACGCCGTCCTCGGCGATCAGTTCGACGGCCCGGGTCCCGGTGAACGGGGTGATCCCGGCGTCGAGCACGCCCTTGAGCAGTCCCGCGATCATCGCGGTGCCGGCGACCACGATGTCACCGGAGGTGTCGTCGATGTCGGCGTGCAGCCGCGCGCGGGTCTCGGCGTCGATCCCGACGTTGCTGAAATCCGGTGGGAAGGACGTGATTCGGTCGCGCCAGGCCGGGATGCGGTTGAGGTCGTAGGGGACCGGCCCCAGCGAGCGTCCGCCACCCGGGCGGCCGCCGGGCAGCTCGGGCTTGTAATCGGGGAAGCCGGTGGCGATCTCGAAGCGCATGTCGCTGTGCGCCTCGACGAAGTCGATCATGGCCGGGCCGGTGCGCACGAAGGTCTCGACCAGTTCCTCGTCCATGGCGCCGAAGGACTGTGCGCGCAGGTAGGCCATGGCGTCCTCGACGGTCAGTTCGCCTTCGGGCGAGCGGTGATGCGCCGGGATCCAGGCGATGCCGCCCGAGACCGCCGTGGTGCCGCCGACGGTCTCGGCCTTCTCGTACACCTCCACCCGCATGTCCACGTCAGCGCCCGCGACCACCGCGGACAGGGCCGCCGTGAGACCCGCCCCGCCGGTGCCGAGCACGACGACGTCGGCTTCGCGGTCCCACTTGGTTGCGTTCAGTTCCCCCATGGCCACACGCAGATCCTTTCGGTAAGACGTCAGTTCAATATCACCGACAGCTCTTCGGCTGCCTTGATCACCGCGTCACGACCGCGCTCGACGACGTCCTCGCGATGGGAGATCAGGTTCAGGCACGTCGCCGGGGCCGGCGGCAGGCGATGCACCGGTACGGCAAGGCCATAGGTGTTGGGTTCGATCTCGCCGTGGGTGATGACCCAGCCCTGCTCGCGGGTCAGGGTCACCAGGTCTCGTTCCTCGGGGCGCGGCGGCATGCTGGCCAGCAGCGCAATTCCGGCGGCGCCGCGGTCCAGCGGGTAGCGGCTGCCCTCGTGGAAGGACAGTTGGTAGGCCACCTGGGTGGGCACGATCACCGCGATGGCCACCTGATGATCACCCTCGGCGACCAGCATCGAGACGGTGGTGGACAACTCGTCGGCCAGGGCGCGCAGGCGCGGCAGGCACACCTGCCGCAGGTTGTTGTCGAAGGATGCGCCGAGGGCGACCAGGCCGGCGGCGGGGCGGTAGCGGCCGTCCTCGGCCTTGGCCACCATCCGGAACTGCGCGAGCGTGCTCAGCAGTCGGTAGGCGATGGTGCGGTGCACGCCGATGCGCTCGGCGACCTGTTGCGCGGTCAACCCGCCCGGGGTGGCGGCGACCACCTGGAGCGCGGTCAACCCGCGGGCCAGTGTCTGCGAGCCCGGTGCGCCGGTGGCGACAACGGGTATCGGCTGCTCGGTCGCGGCGATTCCTCCCTTGACAGACATCACCCAAGAGAGTGATGCTCTATAGATAGTGCACATCGATGTACGATATTAGCACACATCGATCGCAGAAAAAGAGAATGACGTAATCGCAGGCAGAGAGGCTTTTTGTGGCTGAGTTCGAGAGCATTTGGAGCGATCTTCAGGGCGTTCCGTTCTCGCAGGGGTACCTGGACGCCGGGGGCGTGCGCACGCGTTATCTGCACGCCGGGGACCTCGACAAGCCGGCCCTGGTGCTCCTGCACGGCTCCGGCGGGCACGCCGAGGCCTATGTCCGCAACCTCGCGGCCCATGCCGAGCACTTCTCCACCTGGTCGATCGACATGCTCGGACACGGCTACACCGACAAGCCGGGGCATCCGCTAGAGGTCGAGCACTACGTCAAGCACCTGCTGGCGTTCTTCGACGCGATCGGCGCCGAGCGGGTCTACCTGTCCGGGGAGTCCCTCGGCGGCTGGGTCGCCTCGCGCGCCGCCGCCGATCACCCCGAACGGATCCACCGCCTGGTGCTCAACACCGCCGGCGGTTCGCAGGCCGACCCCGAGGTGATGAAACGCATCATCACGTTGTCGATGGCCGCGGTCGAGGATCCGACCTGGGAGACGGTGCAGGCCCGGATCAAGTGGCTGATGGCCGACAAGTCCAAGGACTACGACGACATTGTGGCCAGCCGCCAGCGCATCTACCGGCTACCCGGCTTCGTCGACGCGATGCGCGACATCATGGCGCTGCAGGATCCCGAGATCCGGGCGCGGAACCTGATGGGAGCCAAGGAGTACGGCGCCATCACCGCCCCGACGCTGGTGCTCTGGACCAGTGACGACCCCACCGCGGACGTCAGCGAGGGCAGCCGCATCGCCTCGATGATCCCGGGCGCGCGGTTCGAGGTGATGAGTGGTTGCGGGCACTGGCCGCAGTACGAGGATCCCGACACCTTCAACCGGCTGCACGTCGACTTCCTGCTGGGACGGGCGTGATGGCCACGCCGAGCGGCCCGGACAACCCCGCGGTGGTGATCGTCGGGGCCGGACCGGTGGGTCTGACCTTGGCCAACATCCTTGGCCTGCAGGGTGTCCCGACGCTCATCGTGGAGGAACGCGACACCCTGATCGACTACCCGCGCGGGGTCGGCCTGGACGACGAATCGCTGCGCACCTTCCAGTCGATCGGACTGGTCGACGCCGTCTTGCCGCACACCGTGCCGAACCAGATCCTGCGGTTCTTCGACTCGAACCGGCGGCTGCTGGTCGAGATGGCGCCACCGGACGCCCGGTTCGGCTGGCCCAAGCGCAACGGCTTCGTCCAGCCCCTGGTCGATGCCGAACTGTTCGCCGGCCTGAGCCGGTTCGCGCACGTCGAGGTGCGCTGGGGCACCCGGATGACCGCCGCCACCGAGACCGCCGACGGGGTCAGGCTCGAACTGACCGGCGGGGACGGCACGACTTCGGAGGTGCAGACCCGCTACGTCGTCGGGTGCGACGGCGGCCGCAGCGCCACCCGACACCTGATGGGGGTTTCCTTCGAGGGCACCACCTCGCCGACGCGCTGGGTGGTCATCGATCTGGCCAACGACCCGCTGGGCCATCCGAACAGCGAGGTCGGCGCCGACCCCGAGCGGCCGTACGCCTCGATCTCGATCGCGCACGGAATCCGCCGCTTCGAGTTCATGATCCACGACGACGAGTCCGACGAACTGGCGTCGGACCCCGCGTTCGTCAGCAAGCTGCTGGCCAGTTTCGTCCCGCATCCCGACCGGGTCGACATCATCCGGCACCGGGTCTACACGCACCACTCCCGCATCGCCGGGGCCTTCCGCAAGGGCCGACTGCTGCTGGCCGGGGATGCGGCCCACCTGATGCCGGTGTGGCAGGGGCAGGGCTACAACAGCGGGATCCGCGATGCGGCGAACCTCGGCTGGAAGCTGGCCGCGGTGGTCAACGGGCACGCCGGGGACGCCCTGCTCGACAGCTACGACGTGGAGCGGCGCAAGCACGCGCGCGCCATGATCGACCTGTCGACCATGGTCGGCCGGGTCATCTCGCCCACCAACCGTCGTGTTGCGGGCCTGCGCGACAAGGTGATCCGCGCGGCCTCGGTCGTCCCGACGCTCAAGCGGTACGTGCTGGAGATGCGGTTCAAGCCCATGCCGCGCTACGACCAGGGCGCCGTCGTGCACGCCAGCACCCCGCCCCCGCCCGGCTCGTCGGCGGGCACGCTGTTCATCCAGCCGCGGGTGGACACCCGCACCGAGAGCAATGTCCTGCTCGACGACGTCATCGGCACCGGCTTTGCGGTGCTGTGCTGGAACAACGATCCGCGCCGTCTGCTCGGCGACGCGACACTCGAGCGCTGGAAGGCGTTGGGCACCAAGTTCATCGCCGCCCGCCCGAGCACCCAGCTGCACTGGCGGCCGGCCGGTGAGACCGCCGAGGACCCCGACGTGATCGTCGTCGGCGACCGCACCGGCGCGCTGAAGTCCTTCTTCGACGGCCACACCGACTCGGTGCTGTTCCTGCGGCCCGACCGCTGCATCGCCGCGGCCTGCGTGGCCCAACGCGCGGCCGAGCTGAGCGATCAACTGTTCGCGGTCCTGCGCATCGCCCCCTCGACTGCGGTGGAAGGCGGTGAGAACCATGGCGCAACTGGCACTGTGTTGCATGTCGCACAGCCCGCTGCTGAATCTTCCGGGACCGTCGGCTGAACTTCTCGACGACATCGGCGCCGCGCTGGCCGGCGCGCGGGATTTCGTCACCGACTTCGCCCCGGAGTTGGTGGTGACGTTCTCCCCGGATCACTACAACGGGTTCTTCTACCGGCTGATGCCGCCGTTCTGCATCGGCACCTCGGCATCCGGCGTGGGGGACTACGGCACCCAGTCGGGCCCGCTCAACGTCGCCGAGGATTTCGCGAACGCCTGCGCGGCAGCGGTTCTCGACGCCGACGTGGATGTGGCGATCTCGGCCGGCATGGAGGTCGACCACGGCACGGTGCAGCCGCTGCAGACCCTGTTCGGCGACGCCGCCGCGGTGCCCATCATCCCGGTGTTCATCAACTCGGTGGCCACCCCGCTGGGCCCGCTGCGCCGGGTACGCGCCTTGGGTACCGCGATCGGGAAGTTCCTGGCGACGCTGGACAAGCGCGTGCTGGTGCTGGGATCCGGTGGGCTGTCCCATGATCCGCCGGTGCCCACGTTGGCCACCGCGCCGCCGGCCGCGCTGGACCGCATCGTGCGCGGGGTGGCGATGACCCCAGAGCAGCGCAGCGCCCGGCAGGACGCGGTGATGGCCGCCGCCCATGACTTCGCCCACGGCGAGTCGGCGTTGCAGCCGCTGAACCCGGACTGGGACCGCGCCTTCCTGGATCTGATCGACGCCAACCGGCTCGACGAGGTCGACGGCTGGACCAACGCCTGGATCGCCGGCGAGGCCGGCAACTCCGCGCACGAGGTCCGGACCTGGGTGGCGGCGTTCGCGGCGCTGGCCGCCGCGGGACCGTATGCGACCGCACACCACTATTACCGCCCGGCGCCGGAACTGATCGCCGGGTTCGCAATCCGAACGGCGGTGCCCGCATGACGCCCAATGACAATGGACCCACGGCGGGCTTCGACCACGAGGTCGACGTGCTGGTCATCGGCAGCGGCGGCGGCGGGCTGACCGCCGCGCTGACCGCCCAGGCCGAGGGCCTGGACGCGCTGGTCATCGAGAAGTCCGCGCACTACGGTGGGTCCACCGCGCTCTCTGGCGGCGGGATCTGGGTGCCCGGGGCGCCCTCGCAGCGCCGCGAGGGCTACTCGCCGGACCCGGACGAGGTGTTCGGCTACCTCAAGCAGATCACCGGCGGACTGGTCAGCGACGCCCGGCTGCGGCAGTACGTGGACGCCGCACCGGAGATGATGCAGTTCCTGGAGGACCGCAGCCGCTGGTTCGAATTCGTCTGGAAGCCCGGCTATGCCGACTACTACCCGGAACTGCCGGGCGGTTCGGAGCTGGGCAGCACCATCAACGTGCCGGCCATCGATCTGCGCAAGCTCGGCGCCGAGGAGCAGAACCTGCTGCAGCCGCTGGCGCTGGCGCCCAAGGGAATCTGGTTCGCGCCCAAGGACCTGCGGCTGTTCTATCAGGTTCGGCAGAACTGGCGCGGCAAGGCCGTGCTGGTCAAGCTGATCTGGCGAATGTTCCGGGCGCGGGTGTTCGGGGACCGGATGGCCGCCATCGGCCAGTCCCTGGTGGCGCGGATGCGCCTGGCGTTGCAGGAGCACAACATCCCGCTGTGGCTCAACACGCCGATGACCGAACTCATCACCGACGGCGACGGCCCCGCGGCGCGGGTCATCGGCGCCGTCGTCGAACGGGACGGCCGCACCCAGCGGATCAGGGCGCGCGCCGGGGTCGTCATCGCCGCCGGCGGCTTCGACCACGACATGGCGTGGCGTCGCGAACACCTGCCGGAGGTCGAGAAGGACTGGAGTTTCGGCAATCCGGCGGCCACCGGCGACGGTATCCGGGCCGGCCAGAAGGTGGGTGCGGCGACCGAACTGATGGACGAGGCCTGGTGGTTCCCGGCCATGTGCTGGCCCGACGGGCGGCTGCAGTTCATGCTGAACGAACGCATGATGCCCGCGCAGTTCGTCGTCAACGGCGCCGGCAAGCGCTTCATCAACGAGGCCGCGCCCTACATGGACTTCGCGCACGCGATGATTGACGGGCAGCGCTCGGGGATCACCCACATCCCGGTCTGGCTGATCACCGATCAGCGCTCCTTCCACCGCTATGTGGTCGGCGGGCACCTGCCCATCCCGAAGGTCCCGTTCGCCCCGGTACCGACCGGCCGGAAGATCCCGCAGGCCTGGTTGGACTCCGGAATCGTCAAGGAGGCCGGCAGCTTCGAGGAACTGGCGGCCAAGATCGACGTGCCACCGGAGGCGCTGCGCGGCACCGCCGAGCGGTTCAACGAACTGGCCCGCAAGGGACACGACGACGACTTCAACCGCGGTGACAGCGCCTACGACAACTACTACGGCGATCCGACGCTGCCCAACCCGAATCTGCACCCGTTGTCCAAGCCGCCGTACTACGCGTTCCAGATCATCCTGGGCGATCTGGGCACCTCGGGCGGGCTGCGCACCGACGAGCACGCCCGCGTGCTCGACACCGAGGAGCGGCACATCCCGGGCCTCTACGCCGTGGGTAACGCGTCGGCGGCCGTGATGGGCCGCAGTTACGCCGGGGCCGGGGCCACCATCGGCCCCGCCATGGCCTTCGGTTATGTCGCCGCCAAACACATTGCCGCCCAGAACACGACCCAGAATCAACAGCAAGTCCACGACGACGTCCGCAACGCCTGAGGAGGCAATCAATGAAGATCTCGCTGTTCTATGAATTCCCGCTGCCTCGGCCGTGGTCGGAGGACGATGAACACCAGCTGTTCCAGCACGGTCTGGACGAGGTCGAGGCCGCCGACAAGGCCGGCTTCTCCACCGTCTGGCTGACCGAGCACCACTTCCTCGAGGAGTACTGCCACTCGACCGCCCCGGAAATGTTCCTGGCCGCGGCGAGCCAGCGCACCAAGGACATTCGGCTGGGCTTCGGTGTCATGCACCTGCCCCCGCCCATCAACCACCCGGCGCGCATCGCCGAGCGGGTCGCCACGCTGGATCACCTGTCCAACGGCCGCGTGGAATTCGGCACCGGCGAGGGGTCCTCGGTCGCCGAGCTCGGTGGCTTCAACATCGATCCGGCCGACAAGCGCGCCCAGTGGGAGGAGGCCCTCGAGGTCGCGATCCGCTGCATGGTCGAGGAACCCTTCACCGGCTTCAAGGGTGAGCACGTCGAGATGCCCGCGCGCAACGTGATTCCCAAGCCGCTGCAGAAGCCGCACCCGCCGGTCTGGGTGGCCTGCACCCGCCCGTCGTCGGTGCAGATGGCCGCGCAGAAGGCCATCGGCGCACTCAGCTTCGCCTACACCGGCCCGGAGGCGCTCAAGGAGCGCGTGGACGGCTACTACCAGGAACTCGAGGCCAACGGCGCGCCCGTCACCCCGGCGATCAACCCGAACCTGCTGGCCATCGGCGGCGACCTGTCGATGATGGTGGCCAAGAATGACGACGAGGCGCTCAAGCGACTCGGCATCGGCGGCGGCTTCTTCTCGTTCGGCATCATGCACTACTACCTGACCGGCATGCACACCCCCGGCCGCACCAAGGTCTGGGAACGCTACGAGCAGGCGGTCAAGGAGGATCCGACGCTGGCCTACGGCCCCGGCCGCGGCGCGATCGGCGGACCCGACACCGTACGCGAGTTCCTGCGCAGCTACGAGGCCAGCGGCGTCGACGAGATCATCCTGCTGCTGAACCCGCGCAGCCACGAGGGCACCATGGAGTCCATCGAGATCATGGGCAAGGAGATCCTGCCCGAGTTCATCGAGCGCGACCAGAAGGCCGTGGCGGACAAGGCCAAGCGCCTTGAGCCGGTCATCGAGAAGGTCGAGGCCCGGCGCCAGCCGTCGGACGCCCCGCTGTTCGACGAGACCTACGCCTTCGGCGGGCTGCCCACCGGCCGGGACAAGTTCACCGCCGGCGAGATCCCCGAGGCGATGGCCGAGATCAACGAGGGCCGCGTCAAGGCCGCCCAGTTGGAGAAGGAACAGAAGGCCGCGCGGGAAGCGGCGAACTGAACGTGACGGCACTCGACGAGCTGGTGCGCTACGACGGCAAACACGTCGTGGTCACCGGCTGCGCGTCCGGAATCGGCGCGCAAGTCGCCCGCCAGCTCGGCGAATTGGGCGCCCGGGTCACGGGTCTGGACCTGAAAGATCCGCACAGTGGGTTGGACGACTTCGTCGCCGTGGACCTCGCCGACCCGGATTCGGTGGAGGCCGCGGCCGGCGGTGTCGACGGCGGCGTCGACGCGCTGTTCAACGTGGCCGGGGTGTCCTCGGGCGTCGGGGACCCGATGCTCGTGGTCCGGATCAACTTCCTGGGCATGCGGCAGTTCACCGAGGCGATGATGCAACGCATCCCCGCCGGGGGATCGATCACCTCGGTGTCCTCGCTGGCCGCGTCGGCCTACCGCGAGAATGCTTCGACCACAGCCGGTTTGGTGGCCACCGCATCCCCGCAGCAGGGCGTGCAGTGGTGTGACGAGCATCCCGACGCGCTGGCCGACGGCGGCGGCTACCGGCTGTCGAAGGAGGCGACCATCCTCTACACCATGAGCAGGGTTGCCGAACTCGGCGCGCGCGGCATCCGGATCAACTGCACCGCGCCCGGGGTCACCGAGACCCCGATCCTCGATCAGCTGCGCACGGCCTACGGCCAGCAGTACCTCGATTCGTTCAGCACGCCGCTGGGCCGGGCCTCCACGCCGCAGGAGCAGGCCGCGGTGTTGGTGTTCCTCGGCAGTGCGGCGGCCAGTTACGTCACCGGACAGGTGATCTGGGCCGACGGCGGCATCCTGGCGCAGCGGTTCACC
It encodes the following:
- a CDS encoding FAD-binding protein; this translates as MTPNDNGPTAGFDHEVDVLVIGSGGGGLTAALTAQAEGLDALVIEKSAHYGGSTALSGGGIWVPGAPSQRREGYSPDPDEVFGYLKQITGGLVSDARLRQYVDAAPEMMQFLEDRSRWFEFVWKPGYADYYPELPGGSELGSTINVPAIDLRKLGAEEQNLLQPLALAPKGIWFAPKDLRLFYQVRQNWRGKAVLVKLIWRMFRARVFGDRMAAIGQSLVARMRLALQEHNIPLWLNTPMTELITDGDGPAARVIGAVVERDGRTQRIRARAGVVIAAGGFDHDMAWRREHLPEVEKDWSFGNPAATGDGIRAGQKVGAATELMDEAWWFPAMCWPDGRLQFMLNERMMPAQFVVNGAGKRFINEAAPYMDFAHAMIDGQRSGITHIPVWLITDQRSFHRYVVGGHLPIPKVPFAPVPTGRKIPQAWLDSGIVKEAGSFEELAAKIDVPPEALRGTAERFNELARKGHDDDFNRGDSAYDNYYGDPTLPNPNLHPLSKPPYYAFQIILGDLGTSGGLRTDEHARVLDTEERHIPGLYAVGNASAAVMGRSYAGAGATIGPAMAFGYVAAKHIAAQNTTQNQQQVHDDVRNA
- a CDS encoding coniferyl-alcohol dehydrogenase, whose product is MTALDELVRYDGKHVVVTGCASGIGAQVARQLGELGARVTGLDLKDPHSGLDDFVAVDLADPDSVEAAAGGVDGGVDALFNVAGVSSGVGDPMLVVRINFLGMRQFTEAMMQRIPAGGSITSVSSLAASAYRENASTTAGLVATASPQQGVQWCDEHPDALADGGGYRLSKEATILYTMSRVAELGARGIRINCTAPGVTETPILDQLRTAYGQQYLDSFSTPLGRASTPQEQAAVLVFLGSAAASYVTGQVIWADGGILAQRFTAANDSLDHISGR
- a CDS encoding 3-carboxyethylcatechol 2,3-dioxygenase; amino-acid sequence: MSHSPLLNLPGPSAELLDDIGAALAGARDFVTDFAPELVVTFSPDHYNGFFYRLMPPFCIGTSASGVGDYGTQSGPLNVAEDFANACAAAVLDADVDVAISAGMEVDHGTVQPLQTLFGDAAAVPIIPVFINSVATPLGPLRRVRALGTAIGKFLATLDKRVLVLGSGGLSHDPPVPTLATAPPAALDRIVRGVAMTPEQRSARQDAVMAAAHDFAHGESALQPLNPDWDRAFLDLIDANRLDEVDGWTNAWIAGEAGNSAHEVRTWVAAFAALAAAGPYATAHHYYRPAPELIAGFAIRTAVPA
- a CDS encoding bifunctional 3-(3-hydroxy-phenyl)propionate/3-hydroxycinnamic acid hydroxylase; the protein is MATPSGPDNPAVVIVGAGPVGLTLANILGLQGVPTLIVEERDTLIDYPRGVGLDDESLRTFQSIGLVDAVLPHTVPNQILRFFDSNRRLLVEMAPPDARFGWPKRNGFVQPLVDAELFAGLSRFAHVEVRWGTRMTAATETADGVRLELTGGDGTTSEVQTRYVVGCDGGRSATRHLMGVSFEGTTSPTRWVVIDLANDPLGHPNSEVGADPERPYASISIAHGIRRFEFMIHDDESDELASDPAFVSKLLASFVPHPDRVDIIRHRVYTHHSRIAGAFRKGRLLLAGDAAHLMPVWQGQGYNSGIRDAANLGWKLAAVVNGHAGDALLDSYDVERRKHARAMIDLSTMVGRVISPTNRRVAGLRDKVIRAASVVPTLKRYVLEMRFKPMPRYDQGAVVHASTPPPPGSSAGTLFIQPRVDTRTESNVLLDDVIGTGFAVLCWNNDPRRLLGDATLERWKALGTKFIAARPSTQLHWRPAGETAEDPDVIVVGDRTGALKSFFDGHTDSVLFLRPDRCIAAACVAQRAAELSDQLFAVLRIAPSTAVEGGENHGATGTVLHVAQPAAESSGTVG
- a CDS encoding LLM class flavin-dependent oxidoreductase; the encoded protein is MKISLFYEFPLPRPWSEDDEHQLFQHGLDEVEAADKAGFSTVWLTEHHFLEEYCHSTAPEMFLAAASQRTKDIRLGFGVMHLPPPINHPARIAERVATLDHLSNGRVEFGTGEGSSVAELGGFNIDPADKRAQWEEALEVAIRCMVEEPFTGFKGEHVEMPARNVIPKPLQKPHPPVWVACTRPSSVQMAAQKAIGALSFAYTGPEALKERVDGYYQELEANGAPVTPAINPNLLAIGGDLSMMVAKNDDEALKRLGIGGGFFSFGIMHYYLTGMHTPGRTKVWERYEQAVKEDPTLAYGPGRGAIGGPDTVREFLRSYEASGVDEIILLLNPRSHEGTMESIEIMGKEILPEFIERDQKAVADKAKRLEPVIEKVEARRQPSDAPLFDETYAFGGLPTGRDKFTAGEIPEAMAEINEGRVKAAQLEKEQKAAREAAN